Proteins from a genomic interval of Natator depressus isolate rNatDep1 chromosome 20, rNatDep2.hap1, whole genome shotgun sequence:
- the KEAP1 gene encoding kelch-like ECH-associated protein 1 → MYAPECKAEVTPSHHGHRSFSYTLEEHTKQAFGIMNQLRLSQQLCDVTLRVRYQDAPPADFQAHKVVLASSSPVFKAMFTTGLREQAMEVVPIEGIHPKVMERLIEFAYTASISVGEKCVVHVMNGAVMYQIDSVVKACCDFLVQQLDPSNAIGIANFAEQIGCTELHQRAREYIYMNFGEVVKQEEFFNLSHCQLVTLISRDELNVRCESEVFHACINWVKYDCAGRRLYVQALLQAVRCHSLTPHFLQTQLQKCEILQSDARCKDYLAQIFQELTLHKPTKGMATRAPKVGQLIYTAGGYFRQSLSYLEAYNPCDGSWLRLADLQVPRSGLAGCVVGGLLYAVGGRNNSPDGNMDSNAIDCYNPMTNQWSPCTPMSVPRNRIGVGVIDGMIYAVGGSHGCIHHNSVERYEPERDEWQLVAPMLTRRIGVGVAVLNRLLYAVGGFDGTSRLSSAECYYPERDEWRMIAPMRTIRSGAGVCALNNCIYAMGGYDGTDQLNSVERYDVETDSWAFAAPMGHRRSALGVTVHQGKIYVLGGYDGHTFLDSVECYDPTSDTWTEVTRMTSGRSGVGVAITMEPCRKQVDQLDCCWDGPPPAQGSVLTSWAGEPPAAAAPILQGGAFFQVPRGVGAGKSCPPPSNNPSLPTQPRGPGSPPAL, encoded by the exons ATGTACGCGCCGGAGTGCAAGGCGGAGGTGACGCCGTCTCACCACGGGCACCGCTCGTTCAGCTACACCCTGGAGGAACACACCAAGCAGGCCTTCGGCATCATGAACCAGCTACGTCTGAGCCAGCAGCTGTGTGACGTCACCCTGCGGGTGCGCTACCAGGACGCCCCCCCGGCTGACTTCCAGGCCCACAAGGTGGTGCTGGCCTCCTCCAGCCCCGTCTTCAAGGCCATGTTCACCACGGGGCTGCGGGAGCAGGCCATGGAGGTGGTGCCCATCGAGGGCATCCACCCCAAGGTGATGGAGCGGCTCATCGAGTTCGCCTACACGGCCTCCATCTCGGTGGGCGAGAAGTGCGTGGTGCACGTCATGAACGGCGCCGTCATGTACCAGATCGACAGCGTGGTCAAGGCCTGCTGCGACTTCCTGGTGCAGCAGCTGGACCCCAGCAACGCCATCGGCATCGCCAACTTCGCGGAGCAGATCGGCTGCACCGAGCTGCACCAGCGGGCCCGCGAGTACATCTACATGAACTTCGGGGAG GTGGTCAAGCAGGAGGAGTTCTTCAACCTCTCGCACTGCCAGCTGGTGACGCTGATCAGCCGGGACGAGCTGAACGTGCGCTGTGAGTCCGAGGTCTTCCACGCCTGCATCAACTGGGTGAAGTACGACTGTGCCGGGCGGCGGCTCTACGTGCAGGCCCTGCTGCAGGCCGTGCGCTGTCACTCGctcaccccccacttcctgcagacCCAGCTGCAGAAGTGCGAGATCCTGCAGTCGGACGCGCGCTGCAAGGACTACCTGGCCCAGATCTTCCAGGAGCTCACCCTGCACAAGCCCACCAAGGGCATGGCCACGCGCGCCCCCAAGGTGGGCCAGCTGATCTACACGGCCGGCGGCTACTTCCGCCAGTCGCTCAGCTACCTGGAGGCCTACAACCCCTGCGACGGCTCCTGGCTCCGGCTGGCGGACCTGCAGGTGCCCCGCAGCGGGCTGGCCGGCTGCGTGGTCGGGGGGCTCCTCTACGCTGTGGGGGGGCGGAACAACTCGCCCGATGGCAACATGGACTCCAACGCCATCGACTGCTACAACCCCATGACCAACCAGTGGTCGCCCTGCACCCCCATGAGCGTGCCCCGCAACCGCATCGGCGTGGGTGTGATCGACGGCATGATCTACGCCGTGGGCGGCTCACATGGCTGCATCCACCACAACAGTGTGGAGAG GTATGAGCCGGAACGGGACGAGTGGCAGCTAGTGGCACCCATGCTGACACGCAGGATCGGCGTGGGGGTGGCCGTGCTGAACCGCCTCCTCTACGCCGTGGGCGGCTTTGACGGCACCAGCCGGCTCAGCTCGGCCGAGTGCTACTACCCAGAGCGGGACGAGTGGCGCATGATCGCCCCCATGCGGACCATCCGGAGCGGAGCGG GTGTCTGTGCCCTCAACAACTGCATCTACGCCATGGGGGGCTACGACGGCACAGACCAGCTCAACAGCGTGGAGCGCTACGACGTGGAGACAGACAGCTGGGCCTTCGCCGCCCCCATGGGGCACCGGCGCAGTGCGCTGGGTGTCACCGTGCACCAGGGCAAGATCTACGTGCTGG GCGGCTACGACGGGCACACCTTCCTGGACAGCGTGGAGTGCTACGACCCCACCAGCGACACGTGGACGGAGGTGACGCGCATGACGTCCGGGcgcagcggggtgggggtggccaTCACCATGGAGCCGTGCCGCAAGCAGGTGGACCAGCTTGACTGCTGCTGGGATGgcccccctccagcacaggggtcAGTGTTAACCAGCTGGGCCGgggagccccctgctgctgctgctcccattcTGCAGGGGGGAGCGTTTTTCCAAGTgccaaggggggtgggggcagggaagtcctgcccccctcccagcaaCAACCCCTCCCTACCCACGCAGCCCCGTGGGCCCGGCTCCCCGCCTGCCCTTTAG
- the SPC24 gene encoding kinetochore protein Spc24 isoform X1 produces the protein MMNEQMQEMEEVSKELLKLLAAGGAGNLLKRSLDKQEKMFDKLLDTQLTAAQLVKDLLATEEKVAQKLLAGEEEMQTSLQKVLAMEEALQRASEEDTSLRADSSALRRELEELRAELGRLQDDMEDNTGMVNSAMYIAQLYYKISRLDWDYECQHPQIKGIHHGPAIAQPINIDSSQHSKCFVSDYLWSLVDTAW, from the exons ATGATGAACGAACAAATGCAGGAGATGGAGGAGGTGAGCAAGGAGCTGCTGAAGTTGCtggcagcaggtggggctgggaaccTGCTGAAGAGAAGCCTGGACAAACAGGAGAAGATGTTTGACAAGCTCCTGGATACGCAGCTGACGGCGGCGCAGCTGGTTAAAG ATCTCCTAGCTACGGAGGAGAAAGTGGCTCAGAAACTCCTGGCGGGGGAAGAGGAGATGCAGACCAGCCTGCAGAAGGTGCTGGCGATGGAAGAGGCGCTGCAGAGAGCCAGTGAGGAGGACACCAGCCTGAGGGCTGACAGCAG TGCCTTGCGGAGAgagctggaggagctgagggcCGAGCTCGGGCGACTGCAGGACGACATGGAGGACAACACTGGCATGGTCAATTCTGCAAT GTACATCGCACAGCTTTATTACAAGATCAGCCGGCTGGACTGGGACTACGAGTGTCAGCACCCCCAGATCAAGGGCA TCCATCATGGCCCAGCCATTGCTCAGCCCATCAACATCGACAGCAGCCAGCACTCCAAGTGCTTCGTCAGTGACTACCTGTGGAGCCTGGTGGACACGGCCTGGTga
- the S1PR5 gene encoding sphingosine 1-phosphate receptor 5, which produces MELITAESPARLVRLYREYHNNELISLHYNYTGKLQASSKYKGGLKADAVAFLAICALIVLENLVVLLAIWRNKKFHSPMFYLLGNLTLSDLLAGLAYTANIAMSGANTLQLTPLLWFLREGGVFITLAASVFSLLAIAIERHITMSRMKLYHSDKKGRMFLLVGATWATSVLLGVLPILGWNCLDSLAACSTVLPLFSKSYILFCITVFLAILVSITVLYARVFRMVKGHSPRLGSLRKGMLKRSQKYMALLKTVTIVVGTFVACWLPLFLLLLLDVWCEAQACGVLYKADYFLGLAMINSLLNPIIYTLTSKDMRRAILKLLCCLLVGPAEDGPAQRFGIPILECSTSKSERSSHRPEGLETSLSTGNGTPTPIKVLVPSAGD; this is translated from the coding sequence ATGGAGCTGATCACGGCGGAGTCCCCGGCCCGGCTGGTCCGGCTCTACCGTGAGTATCACAACAACGAGCTGATCTCGCTGCATTACAACTACACGGGGAAGCTGCAGGCCAGCAGCAAGTACAAGGGCGGCCTGAAGGCCGATGCGGTGGCGTTCCTGGCCATCTGCGCCCTCATCGTGCTGGAGAACCTGGTGGTGCTGCTGGCCATCTGGAGGAACAAGAAGTTCCACTCGCCCATGTTCTACCTGCTGGGCAACCTGACCCTGTCGGACCTGCTGGCCGGCCTGGCCTACACCGCCAATATCGCCATGTCGGGCGCCAACACCCTCCAGCTCACCCCGCTGCTGTGGTTCCTCCGGGAGGGGGGCGTCTTCATCACGCTGGCCGCCTCCGTCTTCAGCCTGCTGGCCATCGCCATCGAGCGGCACATCACCATGAGCCGCATGAAGCTGTACCACAGCGACAAGAAGGGCCGCATGTTCCTGCTGGTGGGGGCCACCTGGGCGACCTCGgtgctgctgggggtgctgcccatCCTGGGCTGGAACTGCCTGGACAGCCTGGCTGCCTGCTCCACCGTCCTGCCGCTCTTCTCCAAGAGCTACATCCTCTTCTGCATCACCGTCTTCCTGGCCATCCTGGTGTCCATCACGGTGCTCTACGCCCGCGTCTTCCGCATGGTCAAGGGCCACAGCCCGCGGCTGGGCAGCCTGCGCAAAGGGATGCTGAAGCGCTCGCAGAAGTACATGGCCCTGCTCAAGACGGTCACCATCGTGGTGGGGACTTTTGTGGCCTGCTGGCTGcccctcttcctgctgctgctgctggacgtGTGGTGCGAGGCTCAGGCCTGCGGCGTGCTCTACAAGGCCGACTACTTCCTCGGCTTGGCCATGATCAACTCCCTGCTCAACCCCATCATCTACACGCTGACCAGCAAGGACATGCGCCGGGCCATCCTCAAGCTGCTCTGCTGCCTGCTGGTGGGGCCGGCCGAGGACGGCCCGGCCCAGCGCTTCGGGATCCCCATCCTGGAGTGCAGCaccagcaagtcagagcgctcgTCCCACCGGCCCGAGGGGCTCGAGACCAGCCTGTCCACGGGCAACGGGACGCCCACCCCCATCAAGGTGCTGGTGCCCAGTGCCGGggactga
- the SPC24 gene encoding kinetochore protein Spc24 isoform X2 yields the protein MMNEQMQEMEEVSKELLKLLAAGGAGNLLKRSLDKQEKMFDKLLDTQLTAAQLVKDLLATEEKVAQKLLAGEEEMQTSLQKVLAMEEALQRASEEDTSLRADSSALRRELEELRAELGRLQDDMEDNTGMVNSAIPSWPSHCSAHQHRQQPALQVLRQ from the exons ATGATGAACGAACAAATGCAGGAGATGGAGGAGGTGAGCAAGGAGCTGCTGAAGTTGCtggcagcaggtggggctgggaaccTGCTGAAGAGAAGCCTGGACAAACAGGAGAAGATGTTTGACAAGCTCCTGGATACGCAGCTGACGGCGGCGCAGCTGGTTAAAG ATCTCCTAGCTACGGAGGAGAAAGTGGCTCAGAAACTCCTGGCGGGGGAAGAGGAGATGCAGACCAGCCTGCAGAAGGTGCTGGCGATGGAAGAGGCGCTGCAGAGAGCCAGTGAGGAGGACACCAGCCTGAGGGCTGACAGCAG TGCCTTGCGGAGAgagctggaggagctgagggcCGAGCTCGGGCGACTGCAGGACGACATGGAGGACAACACTGGCATGGTCAATTCTGCAAT TCCATCATGGCCCAGCCATTGCTCAGCCCATCAACATCGACAGCAGCCAGCACTCCAAGTGCTTCGTCAGTGA